Proteins encoded together in one Thermophilibacter immobilis window:
- a CDS encoding DUF192 domain-containing protein has product MRVVADERPEELRELVVLGTWAKRLRGLLGTDERARPVLLTRCRSIHTCGMRYALDVAFVGERGEVLSVLRGLAPRRHASCTRAVCVAERPAGEGEWFEEGQHLWIVSVSLGVTGT; this is encoded by the coding sequence GTGAGGGTGGTCGCGGACGAGCGTCCCGAGGAGCTCCGTGAGCTCGTGGTGCTGGGAACGTGGGCCAAGAGGCTGCGCGGCCTGCTCGGCACGGACGAGCGCGCCCGTCCCGTGCTGCTCACGAGGTGTCGCTCCATCCACACCTGCGGCATGCGCTACGCGTTGGACGTGGCGTTTGTCGGCGAGCGCGGCGAGGTCCTCTCGGTCCTGCGGGGGCTCGCTCCCCGACGTCACGCCTCGTGCACGAGGGCGGTCTGCGTGGCCGAGCGGCCAGCCGGCGAGGGCGAGTGGTTCGAGGAGGGTCAGCATCTGTGGATCGTCTCCGTCAGCCTTGGCGTGACGGGGACATGA
- a CDS encoding FHA domain-containing protein: MGSRDGGRSCYETKECPRCGAELYADLQICYGCLYDFSRDVTHAAPVLPDADPHRDEGGEDTYDLGAAASILARATGPVGMLVRTSVADLWVSVPEEGLLLGRDPSCDVVLHSPAVSRRHLRVVPTPNGMDVCDLGSTNPATYRGREVADRVAVAYGESVDVCGCLLTMTGPATGPLEG, from the coding sequence ATGGGATCAAGAGACGGGGGACGGAGCTGCTACGAGACAAAGGAGTGTCCCCGGTGCGGGGCGGAGCTCTATGCGGACCTGCAGATCTGCTACGGCTGCCTGTACGACTTCTCGCGTGACGTAACGCATGCGGCACCGGTGCTCCCAGACGCGGATCCGCACAGAGACGAAGGGGGAGAGGACACATACGACCTTGGTGCCGCGGCCTCCATTCTCGCGCGAGCGACGGGGCCCGTGGGCATGCTCGTGCGCACCTCGGTCGCGGACCTGTGGGTGAGCGTGCCGGAGGAGGGGCTCCTGTTGGGACGCGACCCCTCGTGCGACGTCGTCCTCCACTCGCCTGCGGTCTCGCGTCGGCACCTGCGGGTGGTGCCCACGCCCAACGGAATGGACGTCTGCGACCTGGGGTCCACCAACCCGGCCACCTATCGGGGAAGGGAGGTGGCCGATCGCGTCGCCGTGGCCTACGGCGAGTCGGTCGACGTGTGTGGCTGCCTGCTCACGATGACGGGACCGGCTACGGGACCTCTGGAAGGCTGA
- a CDS encoding DUF2207 domain-containing protein, producing MATCSKRRFRLSLLLSALFVALAALVVMPTPAYARDYEITQVDIDATVREDGTLHVVETRTYAFDGSFNGVYWLIPAGYNSSNGKSVSVDVISAGEQTASGLDSFEESGLGVDGVYEVTDSGSNKQVKLYAPHANETVSFTIAYDATGIVTRWSDTAELYWKFVSDGWDVESQNVTCRLHLPVASGESVAAGDNVRAWGHGPLDGSSAFDGDDVVYTVPGVGTDEFAEMRVTFPAAWVSGLGETSGDRLDTILSEEQQWADEANAKRMWARVAYYGSLAAVVAVAAATVVVALRRRARYRRDFAPQFTGTYFRDVPTKDHPAVLGALYNRGSANENGLTATLMHLTDEGLIRLDKVTTRSKGLFKDKVKDDYRLTKLHDAPAADEARGALNKASATIDRQTLKFLFSKVAKGKGDENPELLFSDLEAYAKAHPQGYSDAYDSWKNAVDGKYLARFSGDGLKGYGKGSLIALATVNFVLVIATPILFALLGAPVALGIALPVVLLGVGLFASVVAKGMKDVNHEAVEVKAQLEALRRWLVSFTHLDEAVPTDVVLWNRLLVMAVALDVADEVIEQLKVAVPEILNDPYFMPTYGWYYYGGVGMRSPAAAFSEHLDSAHHVSAAALSHSGSSSGGGGGGGFSGGGGGGFGGGGGGGAF from the coding sequence ATGGCCACGTGCTCCAAGCGTCGCTTTAGATTGTCCCTGCTCCTCTCGGCCCTGTTCGTTGCCCTTGCGGCATTGGTCGTCATGCCCACGCCCGCCTATGCGCGCGACTACGAAATAACCCAGGTGGACATCGATGCCACGGTCCGCGAGGACGGGACGCTGCACGTCGTCGAGACGCGCACCTACGCGTTCGACGGTAGCTTCAACGGTGTCTACTGGCTGATTCCCGCAGGCTACAACAGCAGCAACGGCAAGAGCGTCTCGGTGGACGTCATCTCTGCGGGTGAGCAGACGGCGTCCGGCCTCGACAGCTTCGAGGAGTCGGGCCTGGGCGTCGATGGGGTCTACGAGGTGACGGACTCGGGCTCGAACAAGCAGGTCAAGCTCTATGCGCCCCATGCGAACGAGACCGTCTCGTTCACGATCGCCTACGACGCGACGGGCATCGTCACGCGCTGGTCGGACACTGCGGAGCTCTACTGGAAGTTCGTCTCCGACGGATGGGACGTCGAGTCCCAAAACGTCACCTGTCGGCTGCACCTGCCCGTCGCGTCGGGGGAGTCCGTGGCCGCGGGGGACAACGTGCGGGCCTGGGGCCACGGCCCGCTCGACGGCTCGTCCGCGTTCGACGGCGATGACGTCGTCTACACGGTCCCCGGGGTGGGCACCGACGAGTTCGCCGAGATGCGCGTCACGTTTCCCGCCGCATGGGTCTCGGGCCTCGGGGAGACCTCGGGAGACAGGCTCGACACGATCCTCTCCGAGGAGCAGCAGTGGGCGGACGAGGCCAACGCCAAGCGCATGTGGGCCCGCGTCGCCTACTACGGCTCGCTCGCGGCCGTCGTGGCCGTGGCGGCTGCGACCGTCGTCGTGGCCCTGCGTCGTCGCGCGCGCTACCGGCGCGACTTTGCACCCCAGTTCACGGGCACCTACTTCCGCGACGTTCCCACCAAAGACCACCCGGCCGTTCTCGGTGCGCTCTACAACAGGGGCAGCGCCAACGAGAACGGGCTCACGGCCACCCTCATGCACCTTACCGACGAGGGCCTCATTCGCCTCGACAAGGTGACCACGAGGAGCAAAGGCCTCTTCAAGGACAAGGTCAAGGACGACTATCGCCTCACCAAGCTGCACGACGCCCCCGCGGCGGACGAGGCGAGGGGAGCCCTCAACAAGGCCTCGGCGACGATAGACCGGCAGACTCTCAAGTTCCTCTTCAGCAAGGTCGCCAAGGGCAAGGGGGACGAGAATCCCGAGCTTCTCTTCTCCGACCTCGAGGCCTACGCGAAGGCCCATCCGCAGGGCTACTCGGACGCCTACGACTCCTGGAAGAACGCCGTCGACGGGAAGTACCTCGCGCGCTTCTCGGGAGACGGGCTCAAGGGCTACGGCAAGGGCTCGCTCATAGCCCTGGCCACCGTAAACTTCGTGCTGGTCATTGCCACTCCCATCCTGTTCGCCCTTCTGGGCGCACCCGTCGCCCTGGGCATTGCCCTGCCCGTGGTCCTGCTCGGCGTGGGCCTCTTCGCCTCCGTAGTCGCCAAGGGAATGAAGGACGTGAACCATGAGGCCGTGGAGGTCAAGGCGCAGCTCGAGGCGCTCCGGCGCTGGCTGGTCTCGTTCACGCACCTGGACGAGGCCGTGCCCACCGACGTGGTCCTGTGGAACCGCCTTTTGGTCATGGCCGTCGCCTTGGACGTGGCCGACGAGGTGATTGAGCAGCTCAAGGTTGCCGTTCCCGAGATTCTCAACGACCCGTACTTCATGCCCACCTATGGCTGGTACTACTACGGTGGCGTCGGCATGCGCTCGCCCGCTGCGGCCTTCTCCGAACATCTGGACTCGGCCCACCACGTCTCGGCCGCTGCCCTCTCGCACTCGGGCTCGAGTTCGGGTGGCGGCGGGGGCGGTGGCTTTTCCGGCGGGGGCGGCGGTGGCTTCGGCGGCGGAGGCGGCGGCGGGGCATTCTAG
- a CDS encoding acyl-CoA thioester hydrolase/BAAT C-terminal domain-containing protein, with protein sequence MGLTKTSVRHDGFDATLFPAADRKGKVVITLSGSEGGLRHAEKMARHLQGQGMPALALGYFGTGETQEFLSRVPLEYVDAAIGWLRGRGYQRIAVEGLSKGAEYAAAAATTFSEISCAVLKTPAWFYGEGIMKGAPSGASCWTYRGQELPYTPYRERSFPSKRDILRRAEYDILSLNAKRYVRQASAVPIERIAGRVLFFSTEADTVWPSSESAKKLEDRLVREGFAYPYPYEHVCFDFMSHLMLEDANRLVRVLFRSEREHPRECAEERASMSSKMHDWLERVW encoded by the coding sequence ATGGGACTGACCAAAACGAGCGTCAGACACGACGGGTTCGACGCGACCCTGTTTCCCGCTGCGGATCGAAAGGGCAAGGTGGTCATCACGCTCTCGGGCAGCGAGGGCGGACTGAGACATGCCGAGAAGATGGCTCGCCACCTCCAGGGTCAGGGGATGCCCGCGCTGGCCCTGGGCTACTTTGGGACAGGGGAGACGCAGGAGTTCCTCTCCCGGGTTCCCCTTGAGTACGTCGACGCCGCGATTGGCTGGCTCAGGGGTCGAGGCTACCAGAGGATCGCCGTCGAGGGTCTCTCAAAGGGAGCCGAGTACGCCGCAGCTGCCGCTACGACCTTCTCGGAGATCTCCTGCGCCGTCCTGAAGACGCCCGCGTGGTTCTACGGGGAAGGCATCATGAAGGGGGCACCGTCTGGCGCGTCATGTTGGACATATCGCGGTCAGGAGCTGCCCTACACGCCCTATCGGGAGAGGAGCTTCCCGTCCAAGCGAGACATCCTACGACGGGCAGAGTACGACATCCTCTCCCTCAACGCCAAGCGGTACGTGAGACAGGCCTCGGCCGTGCCTATCGAGAGGATCGCAGGGCGGGTGCTTTTCTTCTCGACCGAGGCTGACACCGTGTGGCCATCGTCGGAGAGTGCGAAGAAGCTGGAGGATCGTCTCGTCCGGGAGGGCTTTGCCTATCCCTATCCCTACGAGCACGTCTGTTTTGACTTCATGAGCCATCTCATGCTGGAGGACGCAAACCGCCTGGTTCGCGTCCTCTTCAGGTCCGAGCGTGAGCACCCGAGGGAGTGCGCCGAGGAGAGGGCGAGCATGAGCTCCAAGATGCATGACTGGCTGGAGCGCGTCTGGTAG
- a CDS encoding acylphosphatase gives MFIRRRRGRANNAPEVPSEDTRRLHLRFVGQVQGVGFRWTASAVARRLALTGWIRNEEDGSVTAEIQGSGEHVGAFFSQMVEEYRRYPISYAIDEREDRAPVASEREFEVRY, from the coding sequence ATGTTCATCCGCAGGAGAAGGGGACGCGCCAACAACGCGCCCGAGGTGCCTTCCGAGGACACCCGAAGGCTGCATCTGCGCTTCGTGGGTCAGGTCCAGGGCGTGGGCTTTCGTTGGACGGCCTCGGCGGTAGCGCGCAGGCTCGCGCTCACGGGCTGGATCAGAAACGAGGAGGACGGCTCCGTGACGGCCGAAATCCAGGGGTCCGGCGAGCACGTGGGGGCGTTCTTCTCGCAGATGGTCGAGGAGTATCGCCGCTACCCGATCAGCTACGCGATCGACGAGCGCGAGGACAGGGCGCCGGTTGCCAGCGAGCGGGAGTTCGAGGTGCGCTACTAG